The Buchnera aphidicola (Formosaphis micheliae) nucleotide sequence GAACCAAATACAATTTTTTATGTTAAAAAATTAAACTTACCAAACACTAACACAATATGGAAAATGTGGAAAGAAGGTAATAAATTATTATCTAAGTCTGGATATAAACAATATGAAATTTCTTCATATGCTCAAAAAGGATATTTTTGTCAACATAATTTAAATTATTGGAATTTTGGAGATTACATAGGCATAGGCTGTGGTGCTCATGGTAAATTAACACAAAAAAATGGCAATATAATTAGAATAATTAAAAATAAAACAACATTTGATTATACTCATGGAAAATATAGAAATAAATTATATATGGTACCAAAAAAACATCAACCATTAGAATATTTTATGAATATTTTAAGAATATTTAAACCAACTCTTAAAAAAAAATTAGCCCAATATACATGTGTCACAGAACATCACATTCAACCTATTATTCAAAAAGCTATTACACAAGGTTACTTAAAAGAAACATTATATACATGGGAAACAACTGAAAAAGGAAAAAACTTTTTAAATGATTTATTAGAATTATTCTAATGTAATTAAATAATTAAATAACTTTATAAAAAAATAAATCAAATATATTTCTATTATAAAGGTAAGCTTTTTTTTCAAATTTAGTCATAGAAGAATTTATGAGCAATGAAGAATTATGATTTTTTTTTAATACATGTCGGTAATTTTTTATATCTTTTAATATATAAATAATACTCTCAGCATATTGATTACAATCAGTAATAATATGTAATAATCCTCCTATACATAATTTTTTTAAAATTAATTTAACAAAATATTCATTGATAATTCTTCTTTTATGATGTTTTCTTTTGTTCCATGGATCCGGAAAAAATAATTGAACTATAGATAATGATTGATCAGAAATCATAAAATGAATAACTTCAACAGCATCGTGATAAATTATTTTAAAATTTTTTATTTTTTTAGAATATGCATATTTTAAACATTTTACTATGCTAGATTTATGAACTTCTATTCCTATAAAATCTCTATTAACATTAGTAAATGCTGTATCTACTAAAGTATTTCCTGTTCCAAAACCAATTTCTAAAATTACAGGGGCAGATCTACCAAAAATAGATAAACAATCTAATATTTTTTTTTTAAAAGGTATTTGAAATAACGGGAAAATAGTTTCAAAAAATTTTTTATCAGTATCACTTATTTTTTTTTCTCTAATAACAAAACTACGAATTTGTTTTAAAAATATACCCTTATTACTATATTTTGGTGTAATAATATTAGAAATCATTTTTTTCCTTATCATTTTATTGATATTTACAATAAAAAAATAAAAATGTAATATAAATAATATTTTATATTAATTAATTTTTAATTTTATATAAATTAAATATAAAATATTTATTTTAATTAAGATATATTATAAAATCATCATATTTATAATAATAAATAATAAATGATTATAGACCCTTTTTTTTCACAACTAATTATTAATTGGTATCATATTTTCGGTAGAAAAAAATTACCATGGCAAATACAGAATACACCATATAAAACTTGGTTATCTGAAATTATGTTACAACAAACTCAAGTAAAAACAGCTATCCCCTATTTTAAAAAATTTATTAAAAAATTTCCAAATATAATAAGTATCAGTAAAGCATCAATACAAGATGTCCTACATATATGGAGTGGGTTAGGATATTATCAAAGAGCACATAATTTACATAAAACATCTAAAATAATCGCAGAAAAATACCAAGGTAATGTACCAGATACATTTGCAAATTTAATTCAATTACCAGGCATAGGTCGTTCAACAGCCGGAGCTATTTTATCTTTAGCATTTGGTTACTATTATCCAGTATTAGATGGAAATATCAAAAGAATTGTTTCTCGTTATTATGGAATTAATACGTCAATAAATAAGTATAAAACAGAAAAAAAATTATGGAATATTATTAACTATTTAATACCTTTATATAATACTGGAATATTTAATCAAGGTATGATGGATTTAGGTGCTATAATTTGTACAAAAAACAATCCAAAATGTAATATCTGCCCAATAAAAAAAAATTGCATTTCATTTTCATTGAATAATTTTACATCATATTTCAAAAAAAGTAAAATTTCTTATTTAAGAAAAATATATTTTATTATTATACAAAATAATCAATTAATTCTATTACAAAGAAGATCATTATATGGTATATGGGCTAATTTATTTTCTTTTCCAGAATTTGATAAAAAAAATAATGCCATATTATGGATAAAAAAATTAAATGTATCATATAAAAAACAATTAATCATTCATCCTTTTTACCATCAACTAACTCACATTAAGTTTCATATTATTCCTATACATATCAAATTAATAAAATTTAAAACAAATATAATTAATATTAAAAATAATATTTGGTATAATTTAATACATCCACAAATAATAGGATTACCATCCCCAGTAAAAAAAATACTACACTTTATTAAAAAAAACACATTATCTAATATTTAACTGAGAAAAATAAATAATGAATCGTATTATTTTTTGCACCTATTTAAAAGAAAAATCTGAAGGACAAGATTTTCAAGTTTATCCAGGACCCCTGGGAAAACGTATTTACAATGAAATTTCAAAAATAGCTTGGAAAAAATGGATTTCTCAACAAACTATTCTAATCAACGAAAAAAAATTAAATATGTTCAATGTGGATGATAGAATAAAATTAGAAAAACATATGATAAACTTTTTATTTAAAAACAAATAAACAAAATACACTTATTATACATAAATAATTATAAACCTATAATTTATATAAAATTACTGATTAATAACAATATATACATAATATTTTATGAGTATTATTTTTGCTAACCAATATATATTTCTAATTCCTTTAAATATAATAAAATAGATTTTAACAAAAAAATATTTTTTTTATTATGTTTATTTTGCATTAAAAATTTTTTAATTTTTACTTTATAATTATCTATCTTTATAGGATGTAATACTTGATGACAATGCTTTAACCATTTTTGTTTTTCATAATGTGTTAAAAAATAAGGGAAATTACGAGCTTTACATCGAAATAATATGTCATTTATTTTTTTGTCATAAAATGATATTGAATTTATATTACAATTTAATGGTAATTTTTTAGATATAAGTTTTATATTTTTTTTATCATTATTACAAAAAAAAGATTCATAAATTCTTAAATCTATATCATTAGTAGTTGACGAATTATAGACGTTATTATCTAACAATAATTTAATTTTATATAAAACATGTTGCTGTTTACGTAACACGTTTAAATTTTTAATACAATATGAATAATTAATACCTAAACGATTCATCTCATAATTAGATAAACAATTTAAAGGCGCTAGAATAGGACACTTATTAACATGAATAAACAATATACCTACTGAAAAAAAAAGATTAAAATCTAATATTATGGAATTACTATCATGCACAAATTTAATTAAATTAGTAATATCTTTATTTAAATCAAAACAAATAAATATATTATGATTTTTAGGATGAAGCACAAAAGGTGTTATTAAACTAATATTATTTCGTTTAGTACCAAAAAATCCGGTGATATAGAAAATAGGTGATAAAATCTTATTATTAATAATATTTAATACCATTTGTTTATTTTTATTTTTAAGCAAAAAATTAAATAATTTTGGTTGCTTAAATTTTAATAATTTAACTAATTCAATAGTTGCATATACATCAGATAACGCATTATGAGAAAGACGATGAGAAATATTATTAGCTTTACTCATATCCTCTAATTTAAAACTTGGAAAACCATCGCTATTAGATAACCAATTAATACCATAAGGTCTCAATGCATAATACGCACGTAATATACTTAACACATCCCAACGAGAATTTCCATTTCTCCAACTCCAATCATATGGATCAATGAAATTTCTATAAAATATATTACGTGTAATTTCATCGTCAAAATTAATATTGTTATAACCTATAATACAAGTATTTCTAACACTTAAAATATTATAAATATTCCTAGCAAAATAAAATTCATTTAATCCATTTAAATAAGTATATTGTGGAGTAATACCTGTAACTAAAATTGATTCAGGGTTTGGTAAATAATCTAAGGGAGGATAACAGAATAACGTTTTTGATGTTTCAATAATGTTGAAATCAATATCAGTTCTAATACATGAAAATTGATTGGGTTTATCTAACGCAGGATGTGTTCCAAATGTTTCGTAATCATAAAAAAGAAAAGTAAAAGTATTTTTTTTACGGTTACTCATTTTAATTAAAAAATTACTAAGATATTAAAGTTCATATATATATTACTCGAATTTTTTATAGAATACGAAATAAAAAAACAATAATAAAAATATGCTCCTCTGACTGGATTCGAACCAGTGACATACGGATTAACAGTCCGCCGTTCTACCAACTGAACTACAGAGGAATAAACTCATTATAACACTAATTATATTAATATCAATATATAATTTAATACTTAAATAATTTTTTATTATGATTATTTACTTAATTTTAACAAAATTACTTGAAATAATTTAATTAAAATAATATCATAAGATTTATATAACAATATATAATAATGTATAGGCCCTTTAGCTCAGGGGTAAGAGCAAGCGACTCATAATCGCTCGGTCGCTGGTTCAAATCCAGCAAGGGCCAAAAAAATTTTTATGAAATAAATTAAAAAATATCATTTTTATACACTATAATGTTATTGTTTTTAACAATATAAACTATATTTAAAAAATAATGAATAATAAAACAAGTAAAATAATTAGTTGGAAACAAGAATTCATTCATTTTTCAATTAAAAGAAAAGCATTAATATTTGGAGAATTTAAATTAAAATCAGGAAGATTTAGTCCTTATTTTTTTAACTCTGGATCATTTTATACAGGACATGATATATGTAAATTAGGTTATTTTTACGCTCGTGTAATGGTAGAATCTAAAATAAAATTATCTACATTATATGGATTAGCGTATAAAGGTATTCCAATAGTAACTGCTACTATATTTTCATTATATAAATATTATAATATTAATCTTTCATTTTGTTTTAATAGAAAAAAAACAAAAGAATACGGTGAAGGTGGTAATTTAATCGGATATAATTATGAAAAAAATATAATTATGATAGATGATGTTATTACTGCAGGAGTGGCAATAAGAGATTCAATTAAAAGTATTAAAAAAAATACAACAAAATTAAATATATCTACTATAGTAGTTGCATTAGATCGACAGGAATTAGGATGTAATAACATTTCTGCTGTACAAGAACTAGAAAAAGAAAATAATTGTAAAATAATATCTATTATTAATATTCAAGATTTAATTCAATACCTATCAGATAAAAAAGATATGAAAACCAACCTAGAAAAATTACATAAGTATAGAATTAACTACGGAATTTAAAAAATAAAATATATTATATATTACCAGAATGACCAAAACCTTTTTTACCACGTTTAGTTTCTTCTTTAAAATGATCAACTATTTTAAACACTGGACGAATAACAGGTAAAAACATAATTTGAGCAATTCTATCCCCTGGGTTAATATAAAAAGTATCTTTACTTCGATTTAATAATGAAACCATAATTTCTCCTTGATAATCTGAATCTATTAATCCCACTGAATTACCTAATATAATACCATGATTATGACCTAATCCAGAACGAGGTAATATGATTGCAGAAATATTAGGATCATTTATATATATTGATATTCCAGTTGATAATAATATAGTTTGAAAAGATTCAAATCTTAAAGTTTTATTTATACAAGCCCTAAGATCTAAAGCTGAAGAACCTTTGGTGGCATAACTTAAAACAGAACACTTATTATCTGTTTTAGTGTTGATCATTTTTATATATATTTTTTTCATTTTAATAAAATTTATTATAATTATAATGCAATTAATAAATAGATAAATTAAATTATTAATTAGTAATAACTTAACTTTAATTTATAAAATACAGATAAATTGTATGTACAAAAATATACCAATAAAAAATAAAGATATATATAATATATAGTAATCAAATTAATTTAAAATATCAATTTATAACGTATCAATTAAATAATAAGATTATAAAAAACTCTCTCTATATTACATTATTCTTAAACAATAATATATACTTCTAATTATAACGATTTAAATTAACAAAAAATAATAGATTACATTTACATATTTTTTTTTAAATTAACATAAAAAATATAAAACTTTATTCAAAAGTAAAATTAACAAATAATTAATAATATTAAATATTAAACTTAACTAAAAAATACAATTTTATATATTTTAAATAATTAATTAAATATAAATATTAAAATATCACAATTAATTAATTACTGTATATAAAATATACAATATTTTTTTAAAAATAAAAATATAAAAAATAAAAAATTATAATTTTTATTAATTAAATTAAAAATTACATTAATTCATAAAAAATTAATAAAATACATAATTTTAAGATTCAGCTATAACATTAATTGTAATGTCTATACTTACTTCATGATGAGGATTAAATTTTACTATATGTGTTCCTAAGCTTCTTAATACTCCATTAGGCAAACGAATTTCATTTTTATTAACAGTTACTCCTAAGGATGTAATCTTATCGGCTATATCTCGAGCGTTAACAGAACCGAATAATTTCCCTTCTTCTCCAGATTTCGAAGAAATGATAATTTTACCTTCAAGTAACTGAATGTTATAAGCTCTATCTTGTGCTTTTTTAAATTTGTTAGCTATTTTTTTTGTTAACTCTATTTTTTTAGATTCTACAATGTCAATATTAACTTTAGTTGCTAATACTGCTTGTCCCTTTGGTATTAAAAAATTTCTAGCATACCCTGAATGTACATATACTAACTCACCTAAATTTCCTAAATTTTTTACTTTAGTAAGTAGAATAATCTTCATATATTCATCCTATAAAAAAAACAATACTATATTATTTATGTTGATCAGTATATGGTAATAATGATAAATAACGTGCTCTTTTTATAGCACAAGATAGTTGACGTTGATATTTTGCCCGTGTACCTGTAATTCTACTCGGAACAATTTTACCACTTTCAGTAATATAACTTTTTAATGTACAAACATCTTTGTAATCTATTTCTATTATTTTTTCTGCAGTAAATTTACAGAATTTCCGACGACGAAAGTAACGTGCCATTGTTATATGTTCCTAATTATATTTATTAATAAATATACAATTTTTCTGAAAAAACATTATTAAAATAATTAAAAAAATAAATTAATTATAACTTATAAATAATTATATCTATTTATTTATCTTTTAAATCTTCCTTTAATTTAGTCATAGGAGATGGTTCATTAATGATCCTTTTTACATTGATAACCATATTACGAATAATAGAAGAATCAAATTTAAAATTATTTTCTAAAATTTTTACTATACTAGGCATAATTTCAATATTCATTAATATATAATGGGCTTTATGTAATTTATTAATAGAATAAGCTAATTGGCGTCTACCCCAATCTTCTAAGCGATGTATATTTCCATTATTTTGTACAACTAATAATTTATATTTTTCTATAATACTTTGTACATTTTCGCTTTGATCTGGATGAATCATAAATATGATCTCATAATGACGCATAAAATACTCCTATAGAAATATTAAATTTTTATATTTTAAAAAAATAATTTATTTAAAACACCAATATCATGGATATGTATAATATATCTTAATAGAGTACAATGTTCAATATATATGATTTTATCCTATATTATAAACATAATAAAATATTTATATTAACTATTATTAAATTCAAAATAATATAAAAATTACATTATGTACATAAAAATAAAATTAATTAATATTTTTAAAATAGTTTTTTAAATAAAAATAATAATATTCATAATTTTAAATAATATTTTTTATAAAAATACTATATCTATATAACATTAATAACAAAATATAACTATATAAAAAAATTAACTTAAATTATTAATATAATAAAAATATACTACAACATACATGCTCTATGTCATTAATATATACTTAATATCATATTAAATTCAATCAAAAAAAATAAATAACTTTACATAAAATAGTTATATAACTAAATAAATATTTTGTGTATTTAATAGGGCTGAATATAATTCAACAGCCCTGACAATTTAAATATCAAACAAATTATTAAGTATTATTATATGCTTTCTATCAGGACCAGTAGAAATAAAATGAATAGGTAACTCTAAAATTTCTTCTATTCTTCTAATATAATTTTTAGCAGCATAAGGTAAATCAGAGAAACTATTTATTCCCATAGTACTCACATTCCAACCTGGCAAAGTTTCATAAATTGGAGTTACTTCGTTCCAGTTATCAATAAATAAAGGTGTAGTAGTACTAATTATGTCATGATTCTTTCGGTAAGCTACACAAATTTTAATATCCTGTAGATAATCTAATACATCTAGTTTCGTTAAACATAAACCTGAAAATGAATTTATACAAATTGCTCTTTTCAACATAATTAAATCTAACCAACCAGTTCTCCTTTTTCTCCCTGTAGTAGAACCAAATTCTTTTCCTTGTTTACAAAAATAATCATCTAACTTGTTAAAAACTTCTGTAGGAAATGGTCCAAAACCAACACGTGTTGAATAAGCTTTAAATACTCCTAATATATAATCGAAATTAAGAGGACCAATTCCAGAACCTATACTAGCTCCACCAGCTGTACTATTAGAAGATGTTACATAAGGATATGTTCCATGATCTATATCTAAAAATGTACCTTGTGCTCCTTCAAATATTAACATTTTTTTTGATTTAATAGCAGAATGTAATATTTCTGGAATGTCCGCTATCATGTTAATTAAAAAAGGAGCATTGTCTAAAATTTCTGATAACACAGAATTATAATCTACAGGATTTGATTTATAAAAATTGATTAATTGAAAATTATAATAATATAATATTTCTTTTAATTTAATTTCTAACTGTTTTATATTACGTAAATCACCAATACGTAAACCACGCCTGGCTATTTTATCTTCATATGCTGGTCCAATACCTCTTTTTGTTGTACCAATTATATCTATTTCACTACTTTTTTCTCTAGAAACATCCATGTGTACATGATAAGGTAGTACTAAAAAACAATTTTCAGAAATAAGAATTTTATCTTTAATAAATATACCTTGTTTCTCTAAACTATAAATTTCATTTATTAAAGCAATAGGTGAAATGACAACTCCATTACCTAAAATTCCGACAACATTATCATGTAATATACCAGAAGGAACAATATGTAAAATTATTTTTTTTTTATTTACATATAAAGTATGTCCTGCATTATGACCTCCTTGATAACGAACTACATAACTAGATTTTTTGGTTAATAAATCTACTATTTTCCCTTTTCCTTCATCACCCCATTGCGCGCCTAATATAATAACATTTTTATACATAATTTTATAAAACCTACTATATTAAAATATTTTATAACGCATACAATATATTCAGTACTGTTCTGAGATCATTTCTTACAATTCACTAATTAAAGTTTGTTTAATAAATGTTCTTACAATATAATTATTTTAAAAAATTTTATATTTTAAGTAATCTTTTTAAATAATAAATAGTATAAATTGAATAAAATATTATTTTATAAAGGTTAAAATTAATTAGCTAATATTTTATCATGATTATCTATATTATATATACTATCATATATACTTACCATTTTTATAAAATGAAAAAACATAGGTTCTTTTATAAAAATGTTATTCAGTATTTTATCAATAATTATTTTTTGATCACTTTTAATTAACAATTCTTTATTTTTAGCTTCAGCTAACAACTTTGTTACTTCATAATTTGCTTTTAGCTTAATTTTAGATGCTTCTATTTGTCCTTTTAATCTTAAACTTCTAGAAATATCTTGATTTTCAGAATTCATAGTATTTATTATAGAATTAACGTCAATAGTAGATAAGTGAATATTTTTAAGACATATATCTACAATTTTAATTCCTAAATTAGACACGTCATCTATATTGATATTTTGTGAAGAATTACTGTTACTATCTTTTATATTATAGTTTTTAAATTCAGATTTATGTAAAACAAATAATTTATACATAGCATTGTTAAGTCTATGAACCATATCGTTTTTATTTTCATCTGGAATAATCAATTTATTTATTTCAGCACACAACATATTATCAACTCGATTTTTTAATAACGTTTCTATTTTATAAAAATTAAAATTATTATTAACTAAATAATCACTATTTAAATTACATATTTTCCATTGAATATAATAATTAAAAGTACAATTTTTGTTCTCTTTAATTAATAAACAACGAGATCTATTTTGTGTTATATTTAATTTCGTATCTATTTTCTTGATATAATCTACTATTGGTAATTTATAATGCAAACCAGGATTATAAACTATAATATTATTATTTTTAT carries:
- the trmB gene encoding tRNA (guanosine(46)-N7)-methyltransferase TrmB — protein: MISNIITPKYSNKGIFLKQIRSFVIREKKISDTDKKFFETIFPLFQIPFKKKILDCLSIFGRSAPVILEIGFGTGNTLVDTAFTNVNRDFIGIEVHKSSIVKCLKYAYSKKIKNFKIIYHDAVEVIHFMISDQSLSIVQLFFPDPWNKRKHHKRRIINEYFVKLILKKLCIGGLLHIITDCNQYAESIIYILKDIKNYRHVLKKNHNSSLLINSSMTKFEKKAYLYNRNIFDLFFYKVI
- the mutY gene encoding A/G-specific adenine glycosylase; protein product: MIIDPFFSQLIINWYHIFGRKKLPWQIQNTPYKTWLSEIMLQQTQVKTAIPYFKKFIKKFPNIISISKASIQDVLHIWSGLGYYQRAHNLHKTSKIIAEKYQGNVPDTFANLIQLPGIGRSTAGAILSLAFGYYYPVLDGNIKRIVSRYYGINTSINKYKTEKKLWNIINYLIPLYNTGIFNQGMMDLGAIICTKNNPKCNICPIKKNCISFSLNNFTSYFKKSKISYLRKIYFIIIQNNQLILLQRRSLYGIWANLFSFPEFDKKNNAILWIKKLNVSYKKQLIIHPFYHQLTHIKFHIIPIHIKLIKFKTNIINIKNNIWYNLIHPQIIGLPSPVKKILHFIKKNTLSNI
- a CDS encoding oxidative damage protection protein, which gives rise to MNRIIFCTYLKEKSEGQDFQVYPGPLGKRIYNEISKIAWKKWISQQTILINEKKLNMFNVDDRIKLEKHMINFLFKNK
- the sbcB gene encoding exodeoxyribonuclease I, producing the protein MSNRKKNTFTFLFYDYETFGTHPALDKPNQFSCIRTDIDFNIIETSKTLFCYPPLDYLPNPESILVTGITPQYTYLNGLNEFYFARNIYNILSVRNTCIIGYNNINFDDEITRNIFYRNFIDPYDWSWRNGNSRWDVLSILRAYYALRPYGINWLSNSDGFPSFKLEDMSKANNISHRLSHNALSDVYATIELVKLLKFKQPKLFNFLLKNKNKQMVLNIINNKILSPIFYITGFFGTKRNNISLITPFVLHPKNHNIFICFDLNKDITNLIKFVHDSNSIILDFNLFFSVGILFIHVNKCPILAPLNCLSNYEMNRLGINYSYCIKNLNVLRKQQHVLYKIKLLLDNNVYNSSTTNDIDLRIYESFFCNNDKKNIKLISKKLPLNCNINSISFYDKKINDILFRCKARNFPYFLTHYEKQKWLKHCHQVLHPIKIDNYKVKIKKFLMQNKHNKKNIFLLKSILLYLKELEIYIG
- the pyrE gene encoding orotate phosphoribosyltransferase, with the protein product MSWKQEFIHFSIKRKALIFGEFKLKSGRFSPYFFNSGSFYTGHDICKLGYFYARVMVESKIKLSTLYGLAYKGIPIVTATIFSLYKYYNINLSFCFNRKKTKEYGEGGNLIGYNYEKNIIMIDDVITAGVAIRDSIKSIKKNTTKLNISTIVVALDRQELGCNNISAVQELEKENNCKIISIINIQDLIQYLSDKKDMKTNLEKLHKYRINYGI
- the dut gene encoding dUTP diphosphatase — protein: MKKIYIKMINTKTDNKCSVLSYATKGSSALDLRACINKTLRFESFQTILLSTGISIYINDPNISAIILPRSGLGHNHGIILGNSVGLIDSDYQGEIMVSLLNRSKDTFYINPGDRIAQIMFLPVIRPVFKIVDHFKEETKRGKKGFGHSGNI
- the rplI gene encoding 50S ribosomal protein L9, with protein sequence MKIILLTKVKNLGNLGELVYVHSGYARNFLIPKGQAVLATKVNIDIVESKKIELTKKIANKFKKAQDRAYNIQLLEGKIIISSKSGEEGKLFGSVNARDIADKITSLGVTVNKNEIRLPNGVLRSLGTHIVKFNPHHEVSIDITINVIAES
- the rpsR gene encoding 30S ribosomal protein S18 encodes the protein MARYFRRRKFCKFTAEKIIEIDYKDVCTLKSYITESGKIVPSRITGTRAKYQRQLSCAIKRARYLSLLPYTDQHK
- the rpsF gene encoding 30S ribosomal protein S6; its protein translation is MRHYEIIFMIHPDQSENVQSIIEKYKLLVVQNNGNIHRLEDWGRRQLAYSINKLHKAHYILMNIEIMPSIVKILENNFKFDSSIIRNMVINVKRIINEPSPMTKLKEDLKDK
- a CDS encoding adenylosuccinate synthase produces the protein MYKNVIILGAQWGDEGKGKIVDLLTKKSSYVVRYQGGHNAGHTLYVNKKKIILHIVPSGILHDNVVGILGNGVVISPIALINEIYSLEKQGIFIKDKILISENCFLVLPYHVHMDVSREKSSEIDIIGTTKRGIGPAYEDKIARRGLRIGDLRNIKQLEIKLKEILYYYNFQLINFYKSNPVDYNSVLSEILDNAPFLINMIADIPEILHSAIKSKKMLIFEGAQGTFLDIDHGTYPYVTSSNSTAGGASIGSGIGPLNFDYILGVFKAYSTRVGFGPFPTEVFNKLDDYFCKQGKEFGSTTGRKRRTGWLDLIMLKRAICINSFSGLCLTKLDVLDYLQDIKICVAYRKNHDIISTTTPLFIDNWNEVTPIYETLPGWNVSTMGINSFSDLPYAAKNYIRRIEEILELPIHFISTGPDRKHIIILNNLFDI
- the hflC gene encoding protease modulator HflC, which codes for MHKICFVFIICLLISLFSCCFIISEGERGILIRHGKIIRNKNNNIIVYNPGLHYKLPIVDYIKKIDTKLNITQNRSRCLLIKENKNCTFNYYIQWKICNLNSDYLVNNNFNFYKIETLLKNRVDNMLCAEINKLIIPDENKNDMVHRLNNAMYKLFVLHKSEFKNYNIKDSNSNSSQNINIDDVSNLGIKIVDICLKNIHLSTIDVNSIINTMNSENQDISRSLRLKGQIEASKIKLKANYEVTKLLAEAKNKELLIKSDQKIIIDKILNNIFIKEPMFFHFIKMVSIYDSIYNIDNHDKILAN